A stretch of the Orcinus orca chromosome 1, mOrcOrc1.1, whole genome shotgun sequence genome encodes the following:
- the HYI gene encoding putative hydroxypyruvate isomerase isoform X8: MAPLRFSANVSWLFPELPSLAARLRAAGSSGFEAAEVGWPYGEPPEALARTAQEVGLQLVLINTPPGDREKGEMGLGAVPGRQAAFRDGLEQAVLYAKALGCPRIHLMAGRVPQGADRAAVRGEMDTVFLENLRHAAGVLAQENLMGLLEPINTRITDPRGSHLRESWKTQPPVTDGHIPLADHGREPDGEHPGVPAPRWARAGGTGPRPRGTRQPWRAELPLSVPTAGR; this comes from the exons ATGGCTCCGCTGCGCTTCTCGGCCAACGTGTCGTGGTTGTTCCCCGAGCTCCCCAGCCTCGCCGCACGGCTCCGGGCCGCGGGCAGTTCGGGTTTCGAGGCGGCCGAGGTCGGCTGGCCGTACGGGGAGCCGCCGGAGGCGCTGGCGCGCACGGCGCAGGAAGTGGGGCTACAGCTCGTGCTGATCAACACGCCCCCGG GAGACCGAGAGAAAGGGGAGATGGGGCTGGGGGCCGTTCCCGGGAGGCAGGCGGCCTTCCGAGATGGGCTGGAGCAGGCTGTGCTGTACGCCAAGGCTCTGGGCTGTCCCAG GATTCACCTGATGGCTGGCCGAGTGCCCCAGGGGGCTGATCGAGCAGCAGTCAGGGGTGAAATGGACacagtttttctggagaacctgaGGCATGCAGCTGGGGTTCTGGCTCAG GAGAACCTTATGGGGCTGCTGGAGCCCATCAACACCCGCATCACGGACCCCCG CGGCAGCCATCTTAGAGAAAGTTGGAAGACCCAACCTCCAGTTACAGATG GACATATTCCACTGGCAGATCATGGACGGGAACCTGACGGGGAACATCCGGGAGTTCCTGCCCCTCGTTG GGCACGTGCAGGTGGCACAGGTCCCAGGCCGAGGGGAACCCGGCAGCCCTGGAGAGCTGAACTTCCCCTATCTGTTCCAACTGCTGGAAGATGA
- the HYI gene encoding putative hydroxypyruvate isomerase isoform X2 — protein MAPLRFSANVSWLFPELPSLAARLRAAGSSGFEAAEVGWPYGEPPEALARTAQEVGLQLVLINTPPGDREKGEMGLGAVPGRQAAFRDGLEQAVLYAKALGCPRIHLMAGRVPQGADRAAVRGEMDTVFLENLRHAAGVLAQENLMGLLEPINTRITDPRYFLDTPQQAAAILEKVGRPNLQLQMDIFHWQIMDGNLTGNIREFLPLVGEGPFLGSFLVCHDASSVLPLFLPPPICPHLLPGHVQVAQVPGRGEPGSPGELNFPYLFQLLEDEGYKGFVGCEYQPRGDTVEGLSWLRSYWDKRGRPQAGQ, from the exons ATGGCTCCGCTGCGCTTCTCGGCCAACGTGTCGTGGTTGTTCCCCGAGCTCCCCAGCCTCGCCGCACGGCTCCGGGCCGCGGGCAGTTCGGGTTTCGAGGCGGCCGAGGTCGGCTGGCCGTACGGGGAGCCGCCGGAGGCGCTGGCGCGCACGGCGCAGGAAGTGGGGCTACAGCTCGTGCTGATCAACACGCCCCCGG GAGACCGAGAGAAAGGGGAGATGGGGCTGGGGGCCGTTCCCGGGAGGCAGGCGGCCTTCCGAGATGGGCTGGAGCAGGCTGTGCTGTACGCCAAGGCTCTGGGCTGTCCCAG GATTCACCTGATGGCTGGCCGAGTGCCCCAGGGGGCTGATCGAGCAGCAGTCAGGGGTGAAATGGACacagtttttctggagaacctgaGGCATGCAGCTGGGGTTCTGGCTCAG GAGAACCTTATGGGGCTGCTGGAGCCCATCAACACCCGCATCACGGACCCCCGGTACTTCCTGGATACGCCCCAGCAGG CGGCAGCCATCTTAGAGAAAGTTGGAAGACCCAACCTCCAGTTACAGATG GACATATTCCACTGGCAGATCATGGACGGGAACCTGACGGGGAACATCCGGGAGTTCCTGCCCCTCGTTGGTGAGGGCCCCTTTCTTGGCTCCTTCCTAGTCTGCCATGATGCTTCCTCTGTCCTCCCACTCTTTCTACCCCCCCCCATCTGCCCACATCTGCTCCCAGGGCACGTGCAGGTGGCACAGGTCCCAGGCCGAGGGGAACCCGGCAGCCCTGGAGAGCTGAACTTCCCCTATCTGTTCCAACTGCTGGAAGATGAAGGCTACAAAGGCTTTGTGGGCTGCGAGTACCAGCCTCGAG GAGACACGGTAGAGGGCTTGAGTTGGCTACGTTCGTACTGGGATAAGCGGGGCCGCCCACAGGCTGGCCAGTGA
- the HYI gene encoding putative hydroxypyruvate isomerase isoform X1 — protein sequence MAPLRFSANVSWLFPELPSLAARLRAAGSSGFEAAEVGWPYGEPPEALARTAQEVGLQLVLINTPPGDREKGEMGLGAVPGRQAAFRDGLEQAVLYAKALGCPRIHLMAGRVPQGADRAAVRGEMDTVFLENLRHAAGVLAQGELYSRILPGARRTLWGCWSPSTPASRTPAAAILEKVGRPNLQLQMDIFHWQIMDGNLTGNIREFLPLVGEGPFLGSFLVCHDASSVLPLFLPPPICPHLLPGHVQVAQVPGRGEPGSPGELNFPYLFQLLEDEGYKGFVGCEYQPRGDTVEGLSWLRSYWDKRGRPQAGQ from the exons ATGGCTCCGCTGCGCTTCTCGGCCAACGTGTCGTGGTTGTTCCCCGAGCTCCCCAGCCTCGCCGCACGGCTCCGGGCCGCGGGCAGTTCGGGTTTCGAGGCGGCCGAGGTCGGCTGGCCGTACGGGGAGCCGCCGGAGGCGCTGGCGCGCACGGCGCAGGAAGTGGGGCTACAGCTCGTGCTGATCAACACGCCCCCGG GAGACCGAGAGAAAGGGGAGATGGGGCTGGGGGCCGTTCCCGGGAGGCAGGCGGCCTTCCGAGATGGGCTGGAGCAGGCTGTGCTGTACGCCAAGGCTCTGGGCTGTCCCAG GATTCACCTGATGGCTGGCCGAGTGCCCCAGGGGGCTGATCGAGCAGCAGTCAGGGGTGAAATGGACacagtttttctggagaacctgaGGCATGCAGCTGGGGTTCTGG CTCAGGGAGAGCTCTACTCACGGATCCTGCCTGGTGCTAGGAGAACCTTATGGGGCTGCTGGAGCCCATCAACACCCGCATCACGGACCCCCG CGGCAGCCATCTTAGAGAAAGTTGGAAGACCCAACCTCCAGTTACAGATG GACATATTCCACTGGCAGATCATGGACGGGAACCTGACGGGGAACATCCGGGAGTTCCTGCCCCTCGTTGGTGAGGGCCCCTTTCTTGGCTCCTTCCTAGTCTGCCATGATGCTTCCTCTGTCCTCCCACTCTTTCTACCCCCCCCCATCTGCCCACATCTGCTCCCAGGGCACGTGCAGGTGGCACAGGTCCCAGGCCGAGGGGAACCCGGCAGCCCTGGAGAGCTGAACTTCCCCTATCTGTTCCAACTGCTGGAAGATGAAGGCTACAAAGGCTTTGTGGGCTGCGAGTACCAGCCTCGAG GAGACACGGTAGAGGGCTTGAGTTGGCTACGTTCGTACTGGGATAAGCGGGGCCGCCCACAGGCTGGCCAGTGA
- the HYI gene encoding putative hydroxypyruvate isomerase isoform X5, with amino-acid sequence MAPLRFSANVSWLFPELPSLAARLRAAGSSGFEAAEVGWPYGEPPEALARTAQEVGLQLVLINTPPGDREKGEMGLGAVPGRQAAFRDGLEQAVLYAKALGCPRIHLMAGRVPQGADRAAVRGEMDTVFLENLRHAAGVLAQGELYSRILPGARRTLWGCWSPSTPASRTPAAAILEKVGRPNLQLQMDIFHWQIMDGNLTGNIREFLPLVGHVQVAQVPGRGEPGSPGELNFPYLFQLLEDEGYKGFVGCEYQPRGDTVEGLSWLRSYWDKRGRPQAGQ; translated from the exons ATGGCTCCGCTGCGCTTCTCGGCCAACGTGTCGTGGTTGTTCCCCGAGCTCCCCAGCCTCGCCGCACGGCTCCGGGCCGCGGGCAGTTCGGGTTTCGAGGCGGCCGAGGTCGGCTGGCCGTACGGGGAGCCGCCGGAGGCGCTGGCGCGCACGGCGCAGGAAGTGGGGCTACAGCTCGTGCTGATCAACACGCCCCCGG GAGACCGAGAGAAAGGGGAGATGGGGCTGGGGGCCGTTCCCGGGAGGCAGGCGGCCTTCCGAGATGGGCTGGAGCAGGCTGTGCTGTACGCCAAGGCTCTGGGCTGTCCCAG GATTCACCTGATGGCTGGCCGAGTGCCCCAGGGGGCTGATCGAGCAGCAGTCAGGGGTGAAATGGACacagtttttctggagaacctgaGGCATGCAGCTGGGGTTCTGG CTCAGGGAGAGCTCTACTCACGGATCCTGCCTGGTGCTAGGAGAACCTTATGGGGCTGCTGGAGCCCATCAACACCCGCATCACGGACCCCCG CGGCAGCCATCTTAGAGAAAGTTGGAAGACCCAACCTCCAGTTACAGATG GACATATTCCACTGGCAGATCATGGACGGGAACCTGACGGGGAACATCCGGGAGTTCCTGCCCCTCGTTG GGCACGTGCAGGTGGCACAGGTCCCAGGCCGAGGGGAACCCGGCAGCCCTGGAGAGCTGAACTTCCCCTATCTGTTCCAACTGCTGGAAGATGAAGGCTACAAAGGCTTTGTGGGCTGCGAGTACCAGCCTCGAG GAGACACGGTAGAGGGCTTGAGTTGGCTACGTTCGTACTGGGATAAGCGGGGCCGCCCACAGGCTGGCCAGTGA
- the HYI gene encoding putative hydroxypyruvate isomerase isoform X6: MAPLRFSANVSWLFPELPSLAARLRAAGSSGFEAAEVGWPYGEPPEALARTAQEVGLQLVLINTPPGDREKGEMGLGAVPGRQAAFRDGLEQAVLYAKALGCPRIHLMAGRVPQGADRAAVRGEMDTVFLENLRHAAGVLAQENLMGLLEPINTRITDPRYFLDTPQQAAAILEKVGRPNLQLQMDIFHWQIMDGNLTGNIREFLPLVGHVQVAQVPGRGEPGSPGELNFPYLFQLLEDEGYKGFVGCEYQPRGDTVEGLSWLRSYWDKRGRPQAGQ; the protein is encoded by the exons ATGGCTCCGCTGCGCTTCTCGGCCAACGTGTCGTGGTTGTTCCCCGAGCTCCCCAGCCTCGCCGCACGGCTCCGGGCCGCGGGCAGTTCGGGTTTCGAGGCGGCCGAGGTCGGCTGGCCGTACGGGGAGCCGCCGGAGGCGCTGGCGCGCACGGCGCAGGAAGTGGGGCTACAGCTCGTGCTGATCAACACGCCCCCGG GAGACCGAGAGAAAGGGGAGATGGGGCTGGGGGCCGTTCCCGGGAGGCAGGCGGCCTTCCGAGATGGGCTGGAGCAGGCTGTGCTGTACGCCAAGGCTCTGGGCTGTCCCAG GATTCACCTGATGGCTGGCCGAGTGCCCCAGGGGGCTGATCGAGCAGCAGTCAGGGGTGAAATGGACacagtttttctggagaacctgaGGCATGCAGCTGGGGTTCTGGCTCAG GAGAACCTTATGGGGCTGCTGGAGCCCATCAACACCCGCATCACGGACCCCCGGTACTTCCTGGATACGCCCCAGCAGG CGGCAGCCATCTTAGAGAAAGTTGGAAGACCCAACCTCCAGTTACAGATG GACATATTCCACTGGCAGATCATGGACGGGAACCTGACGGGGAACATCCGGGAGTTCCTGCCCCTCGTTG GGCACGTGCAGGTGGCACAGGTCCCAGGCCGAGGGGAACCCGGCAGCCCTGGAGAGCTGAACTTCCCCTATCTGTTCCAACTGCTGGAAGATGAAGGCTACAAAGGCTTTGTGGGCTGCGAGTACCAGCCTCGAG GAGACACGGTAGAGGGCTTGAGTTGGCTACGTTCGTACTGGGATAAGCGGGGCCGCCCACAGGCTGGCCAGTGA
- the HYI gene encoding putative hydroxypyruvate isomerase isoform X4, whose protein sequence is MGWSRLCCTPRLWAVPGMRRRGTEKENLEVQEGLSERPGEMGIRHDRRAAGRGAPREQRSESSRFEGGLHSPVQAHFPHRIHLMAGRVPQGADRAAVRGEMDTVFLENLRHAAGVLAQENLMGLLEPINTRITDPRYFLDTPQQAAAILEKVGRPNLQLQMDIFHWQIMDGNLTGNIREFLPLVGEGPFLGSFLVCHDASSVLPLFLPPPICPHLLPGHVQVAQVPGRGEPGSPGELNFPYLFQLLEDEGYKGFVGCEYQPRGDTVEGLSWLRSYWDKRGRPQAGQ, encoded by the exons ATGGGCTGGAGCAGGCTGTGCTGTACGCCAAGGCTCTGGGCTGTCCCAG GCATGAGGAGAAGGGGCACGGAAAAGGAGAATTTGGAAGTACAGGAGGGGCTAAGTGAGAGACCTGGGGAGATGGGAATCCGGCATGATCGGAGAGCAGCTGGAAGAGGTGCACCCAGGGAGCAACGGAGTGAAAGCTCGCGCTTCGAGGGTGGACTCCACAGCCCCGTCCAGGCCCATTTTCCCCACAGGATTCACCTGATGGCTGGCCGAGTGCCCCAGGGGGCTGATCGAGCAGCAGTCAGGGGTGAAATGGACacagtttttctggagaacctgaGGCATGCAGCTGGGGTTCTGGCTCAG GAGAACCTTATGGGGCTGCTGGAGCCCATCAACACCCGCATCACGGACCCCCGGTACTTCCTGGATACGCCCCAGCAGG CGGCAGCCATCTTAGAGAAAGTTGGAAGACCCAACCTCCAGTTACAGATG GACATATTCCACTGGCAGATCATGGACGGGAACCTGACGGGGAACATCCGGGAGTTCCTGCCCCTCGTTGGTGAGGGCCCCTTTCTTGGCTCCTTCCTAGTCTGCCATGATGCTTCCTCTGTCCTCCCACTCTTTCTACCCCCCCCCATCTGCCCACATCTGCTCCCAGGGCACGTGCAGGTGGCACAGGTCCCAGGCCGAGGGGAACCCGGCAGCCCTGGAGAGCTGAACTTCCCCTATCTGTTCCAACTGCTGGAAGATGAAGGCTACAAAGGCTTTGTGGGCTGCGAGTACCAGCCTCGAG GAGACACGGTAGAGGGCTTGAGTTGGCTACGTTCGTACTGGGATAAGCGGGGCCGCCCACAGGCTGGCCAGTGA
- the HYI gene encoding putative hydroxypyruvate isomerase isoform X7: MGWSRLCCTPRLWAVPGMRRRGTEKENLEVQEGLSERPGEMGIRHDRRAAGRGAPREQRSESSRFEGGLHSPVQAHFPHRIHLMAGRVPQGADRAAVRGEMDTVFLENLRHAAGVLAQENLMGLLEPINTRITDPRYFLDTPQQAAAILEKVGRPNLQLQMDIFHWQIMDGNLTGNIREFLPLVGHVQVAQVPGRGEPGSPGELNFPYLFQLLEDEGYKGFVGCEYQPRGDTVEGLSWLRSYWDKRGRPQAGQ, translated from the exons ATGGGCTGGAGCAGGCTGTGCTGTACGCCAAGGCTCTGGGCTGTCCCAG GCATGAGGAGAAGGGGCACGGAAAAGGAGAATTTGGAAGTACAGGAGGGGCTAAGTGAGAGACCTGGGGAGATGGGAATCCGGCATGATCGGAGAGCAGCTGGAAGAGGTGCACCCAGGGAGCAACGGAGTGAAAGCTCGCGCTTCGAGGGTGGACTCCACAGCCCCGTCCAGGCCCATTTTCCCCACAGGATTCACCTGATGGCTGGCCGAGTGCCCCAGGGGGCTGATCGAGCAGCAGTCAGGGGTGAAATGGACacagtttttctggagaacctgaGGCATGCAGCTGGGGTTCTGGCTCAG GAGAACCTTATGGGGCTGCTGGAGCCCATCAACACCCGCATCACGGACCCCCGGTACTTCCTGGATACGCCCCAGCAGG CGGCAGCCATCTTAGAGAAAGTTGGAAGACCCAACCTCCAGTTACAGATG GACATATTCCACTGGCAGATCATGGACGGGAACCTGACGGGGAACATCCGGGAGTTCCTGCCCCTCGTTG GGCACGTGCAGGTGGCACAGGTCCCAGGCCGAGGGGAACCCGGCAGCCCTGGAGAGCTGAACTTCCCCTATCTGTTCCAACTGCTGGAAGATGAAGGCTACAAAGGCTTTGTGGGCTGCGAGTACCAGCCTCGAG GAGACACGGTAGAGGGCTTGAGTTGGCTACGTTCGTACTGGGATAAGCGGGGCCGCCCACAGGCTGGCCAGTGA
- the HYI gene encoding putative hydroxypyruvate isomerase isoform X3, with translation MGWSRLCCTPRLWAVPGMRRRGTEKENLEVQEGLSERPGEMGIRHDRRAAGRGAPREQRSESSRFEGGLHSPVQAHFPHRIHLMAGRVPQGADRAAVRGEMDTVFLENLRHAAGVLAQGELYSRILPGARRTLWGCWSPSTPASRTPAAAILEKVGRPNLQLQMDIFHWQIMDGNLTGNIREFLPLVGEGPFLGSFLVCHDASSVLPLFLPPPICPHLLPGHVQVAQVPGRGEPGSPGELNFPYLFQLLEDEGYKGFVGCEYQPRGDTVEGLSWLRSYWDKRGRPQAGQ, from the exons ATGGGCTGGAGCAGGCTGTGCTGTACGCCAAGGCTCTGGGCTGTCCCAG GCATGAGGAGAAGGGGCACGGAAAAGGAGAATTTGGAAGTACAGGAGGGGCTAAGTGAGAGACCTGGGGAGATGGGAATCCGGCATGATCGGAGAGCAGCTGGAAGAGGTGCACCCAGGGAGCAACGGAGTGAAAGCTCGCGCTTCGAGGGTGGACTCCACAGCCCCGTCCAGGCCCATTTTCCCCACAGGATTCACCTGATGGCTGGCCGAGTGCCCCAGGGGGCTGATCGAGCAGCAGTCAGGGGTGAAATGGACacagtttttctggagaacctgaGGCATGCAGCTGGGGTTCTGG CTCAGGGAGAGCTCTACTCACGGATCCTGCCTGGTGCTAGGAGAACCTTATGGGGCTGCTGGAGCCCATCAACACCCGCATCACGGACCCCCG CGGCAGCCATCTTAGAGAAAGTTGGAAGACCCAACCTCCAGTTACAGATG GACATATTCCACTGGCAGATCATGGACGGGAACCTGACGGGGAACATCCGGGAGTTCCTGCCCCTCGTTGGTGAGGGCCCCTTTCTTGGCTCCTTCCTAGTCTGCCATGATGCTTCCTCTGTCCTCCCACTCTTTCTACCCCCCCCCATCTGCCCACATCTGCTCCCAGGGCACGTGCAGGTGGCACAGGTCCCAGGCCGAGGGGAACCCGGCAGCCCTGGAGAGCTGAACTTCCCCTATCTGTTCCAACTGCTGGAAGATGAAGGCTACAAAGGCTTTGTGGGCTGCGAGTACCAGCCTCGAG GAGACACGGTAGAGGGCTTGAGTTGGCTACGTTCGTACTGGGATAAGCGGGGCCGCCCACAGGCTGGCCAGTGA